In Schizosaccharomyces osmophilus chromosome 2, complete sequence, the following proteins share a genomic window:
- the clc1 gene encoding clathrin light chain Clc1, with protein MSQFPALEDFDAGLGSAPEGKSEQPTDFLEREKLALGEDANQFGAVEDKDTLLGVEKDSEAEKDDFEKNFPPIDTEMQTSGTFSAPKAPYMGQAEVHPPEQDTEDSEPIQKWKNANERRIREKHAASRRLHESNVEKARKAIDDFYENYNDKKDKIIAKSRNEQKTLLDKNEAVSSGTTSWQRILKLVDLSDKAETNDRSVQRFHELLISLAKDESAPGASGKAVSA; from the coding sequence ATGTCTCAATTTCCAGCATTAGAAGACTTTGATGCAGGATTAGGATCTGCACCAGAAGGTAAAAGTGAACAACCAACTGATTTCCTTGAACGAGAGAAACTTGCCCTTGGTGAAGATGCAAACCAGTTCGGAGCGGTAGAGGACAAAGACACGCTGTTAGGTGTAGAAAAGGACTCAGAAGCAGAAAAGGATgactttgaaaagaatttcCCTCCTATCGATACTGAAATGCAAACTTCTGGTACCTTTTCGGCTCCTAAAGCCCCTTACATGGGCCAAGCTGAGGTGCATCCTCCTGAACAAGATACAGAGGATTCAGAACCCATTcagaaatggaaaaatgCAAATGAGCGAAGAATTCGTGAAAAGCATGCAGCAAGTCGAAGACTTCACGAATCCAATGTAGAAAAGGCAAGAAAGGCCATTGATGACTTTTATGAGAACTATAACgataaaaaagacaaaatcaTTGCAAAGTcaagaaatgaacaaaagacCCTTTTGGATAAGAATGAAGCCGTTTCTTCGGGTACTACTAGCTGGCAACGTATTTTGAAGCTTGTAGATTTGTCTGACAAAGCCGAAACCAACGATCGTTCGGTTCAGCGTTTCCATGAATTGCTTATTAGTCTTGCTAAAGATGAATCTGCTCCCGGAGCTAGTGGGAAGGCCGTTTCGGCTTAG
- the tuf1 gene encoding mitochondrial translation elongation factor EF-Tu Tuf1 encodes MKAAKATSSLLFQGFRQNCSRLTRFPLATGCFNKFTIPSRSYADDKVFIRKKPHVNIGTIGHVDHGKTTLTAAITKGLAQLGQASFMDYSQIDKAPEEKARGITISSAHVEYETANRHYAHVDCPGHADYIKNMITGAATMDGAIIVVSATDGQMPQTREHMLLARQVGVKDIVVYINKADMVEPDMIELVEMEMRELLSEYGYDGDNTPIISGSALCALEGRNPEIGLQSITKLMDAVDSYVSTPERNVDMPFLMAIEDVFSISGRGTVVTGRAERGTLKKGAEIELVGYGSHMKTIVTGIEMFKKQLDAAVAGDNCGLLLRSVKRDELKRGMIVAVPGTVAPHRKFQASFYILTKEEGGRRTGFVDNYRPQLFTRTSDVTVELTHPDPNDSDKMIMPGDNIELVCNLVHPIVIEKGQRFTVREGKNTVGTALITEILD; translated from the exons ATGAAGGCAGCAAAAGCAACTTCTTCGTTGCTCTTCCAGGGCTTTCGCCAAAATTGTTCTCGCTTAACCAGATTCCCTTTGGCTACAGGATGTTTTAACAAATTTACAATTCCCTCGCGTTCCTACGCGGACGACAAG GTGTTCATCCGTAAGAAGCCCCATGTTAATATTGGTACCATTGGTCACGTCGATCATGGAAAGACAACATTGACCGCAGCTATCACCAAGGGTTTGGCTCAACTTGGCCAAGCTAGCTTTATGGATTACAGTCAAATTGATAAGGCCCCCGAAGAAAAAGCTCGTGGTATTACCATTTCTTCCGCACACGTAGAATATGAAACTGCCAACAGACATTATGCCCATGTCGATTGTCCTGGTCACGCTGATTATATCAAGAACATGATTACCGGTGCTGCTACCATGGATGGTGCTATTATTGTCGTTTCTGCCACTGATGGTCAAATGCCTCAAACTCGTGAGCACATGCTTCTTGCTCGTCAAGTTGGTGTCAAGGACATTGTTGTCTACATCAACAAGGCTGACATGGTCGAACCTGATATGATTGAACTTGTCGAAATGGAAATGCGTGAACTTTTGTCTGAATACGGCTATGATGGTGATAACACTCCCATCATCAGTGGTAGTGCTCTTTGTGCATTGGAAGGCCGCAATCCCGAAATTGGTCTTCAAAGCATTACCAAACTCATGGATGCTGTTGACAGCTATGTTTCTACTCCTGAAAGAAACGTGGACATGCCTTTCCTCATGGCCATTGAAGAcgtcttttcaatttccgGCCGTGGTACCGTCGTCACCGGTCGTGCTGAACGTGGTACTTTGAAGAAGGGTGCTGAAATCGAACTTGTTGGTTACGGTAGCCACATGAAGACTATCGTCACTGGTATTGAAATGTTTAAGAAACAACTTGACGCTGCCGTTGCCGGTGACAACTGTGGACTTCTTCTCCGTTCCGTTAAGCGTGATGAATTGAAGCGTGGTATGATCGTTGCTGTTCCCGGTACTGTTGCTCCCCACCGTAAATTCCAAGCCTCTTTCTATATTTTGACTAAGGAAGAAGGTGGCCGTCGAACCGGTTTCGTCGACAACTACCGTCCTCAACTTTTCACTCGCACTTCAGACGTTACTGTTGAACTTACACATCCTGATCCCAACGATTCCGACAAGATGATTATGCCCGGTGATAACATTGAATTGGTTTGTAACCTTGTTCACCCTATCGTAATTGAGAAGGGTCAACGCTTTACTGTTCGTGAAGGCAAAAACACCGTCGGTACTGCCCTTATCACTGAAATTTTAGACTGA
- the lsm3 gene encoding Lsm2-8 complex subunit Lsm3 has product MESTQSVAEPLDLVRLSLDENVYVKLRGDRELNGRLHAYDEHLNMVLGDAEEIITIIDEEEPTEGQAFKNIRKHYEMLFVRGDSVILIAPPRT; this is encoded by the exons ATGGAATCTACTCAATCT GTCGCTGAACCACTGGATTTGGTTCGCCTTTCACTTGACGAAAATGTTTATGTAAAGTTACGAGGAGATCGTGAATTGAATGGACGTCTTCAT GCTTATGACGAGCATCTG AATATGGTTCTAGGAGATGCTGAAGAAATAATTACAAttattgatgaagaagaacccACAGAGGGACAGgcattcaaaaacattcGAAAACATTATGAGATGCTTTTTGTTCGTG GTGATTCCGTTATCCTCATTGCACCTCCTCGTACCTAA
- the pib2 gene encoding zf-FYVE type zinc finger protein and glutamine sensor Pib2, with translation MTTVQSSNVHSASAARFQICSGSSPYTNRVRPSYELIEAPTRQATSAVQSAVPNVHSNFDANSMTSERPALPLKHASNNPFPASPALGTRASTPASRHSKQEQSDTPSASTNLSRHRSTNLTKSVLQNANTHSLPAPVTPPCYSNTPPPSTSSSKETGLPKDHWKPDSEAIICAFPSCSARFGLFERRHHCRCCGDVFCSAHCNRSIPLTFDVRFSLSALKLFRACVSCFYDYLKWRQSIELGSPSNVIVGTEPHAESVLENKQISNSVPIPKVDAGKAELPSESLVLGTVPDNWVWSTF, from the coding sequence ATGACTACCGTTCAATCCTCAAACGTGCACTCTGCTTCGGCTGCGCGTTTTCAAATTTGCTCTGGTTCTTCTCCCTACACGAATCGAGTCCGACCCTCTTACGAATTAATTGAAGCTCCTACTCGACAAGCTACGTCTGCCGTTCAGTCTGCTGTACCTAATGTACACTCTAATTTTGATGCTAATTCCATGACTTCTGAACGACCTGCCCTCCCTTTAAAGCACGCTAGTAATAATCCTTTTCCCGCATCTCCGGCCTTGGGTACTCGGGCTTCGACTCCAGCTTCTCGCCATTCAAAACAGGAGCAATCAGACACTCCGAGTGCTTCGACGAATCTTTCTCGCCATCGTTCGACAAATCTCACAAAGTCCGTTCTACAAAACGCCAACACGCATTCATTGCCGGCTCCTGTCACCCCTCCGTGTTATTCTAATACCCCTCCCCCCAGCACTAGCTCTTCTAAAGAAACTGGTTTACCGAAAGATCATTGGAAACCGGATTCTGAAGCAATTATCTGTGcgtttccttcttgtaGTGCTCGTTTCGGTCTCTTTGAAAGAAGGCATCATTGTCGTTGTTGTGGTGATGTGTTTTGCTCTGCTCATTGTAATCGCTCAATTCCATTAACATTTGACGTTCGTTTCTCTTTATCTGCTTTGAAGCTTTTTAGAGCTTGTGTATCTTGTTTCTACGATTACCTGAAATGGAGACAATCTATTGAGTTGGGTTCTCCTTCGAACGTCATTGTAGGAACTGAACCCCATGCTGAATCTGTccttgaaaacaaacaaatctcTAATTCCGTCCCTATTCCTAAAGTCGACGCTGGAAAAGCTGAGCTTCCTTCAGAGAGCTTGGTATTAGGGACCGTTCCCGATAATTGGGTTTGGAGTACCTTTTAA
- the nop52 gene encoding nucleolar protein Nop52 family Rrp1 has product MSESSPFIKKLAANDRKTRDEALASLQKFLSRKKKFERLDFLKLWKGLFYCMWMSDKSLYQQKLADNLAGLVSIVHVENRMLFQATFWETMGREWTGIDILRTNKFYMLMRRFCAAAFLDIKARSDSEESLKKLIAQYNEMWMSVPFNSSNYSYPNGVLFHLADIWTEEITKAFDGDVPKADWYLPFDSLGKTSKNPVLRKTLPKRLERVPEYTLADESS; this is encoded by the exons ATGTCTGAATCCTCGCCATTTATCAAGAAATTAGCAGCAAACG ATCGGAAAACCAGAGATGAAGCATTGGCTTCTCTACAGAAGTTTTTGagtcgaaagaaaaaatttgagCGACTCGATTTCTTAAAACTATGGAAAGGTCTTTTTTACT GCATGTGGATGTCTGACAAGTCTTTGTACCAACAGAAACTTGCCGATAATTTGGCTGGGTTGGTTTCTATTGTACATGTGGAAAACAGAATGCTGTTTCAAGCCACTTTTTGGGAAACAATGGGCCGAGAATGGACAGGGATTGATATTTTGCGCACGAACAAATTCTACATGTTGATGCGAAGATTCTGTGCTGCTgcttttttggatattaaAGCAAGGAGTGATTCAGAGGAatcattgaaaaagttaatTGCTCAGTACAATGAGATGTGGATGTCGGTTCCCTTCAA TTCCAGTAATTATTCGTATCCCAACGGCGTTCTCTTTCATCTAGCAGATATTTGGACAGAAGAAATAACAAAGGCTTTTGATGGAGACGTTCCCAAAGCTGATTGGTATCTGCCCTTCGATTCGTTGGGAAAAACATCCAAAAATCCTGTTTTGAGAAAGACACTGCCTAAGCGTTTGGAAAGAGTTCCAGAATACACTCTCGCTGACGAGTCTTCATAA
- the mrpl10 gene encoding mitochondrial ribosomal protein subunit L15, which yields MLLSFAKALPMWRASFASLGSKTLGMRGLSLLSDLNNRPNVKNSKRVGRGPASGKGKTSARGHKGSGQRRGRRIKPGFEGGQTPITKLFPKIGRSTSEIKDYVPLGLGRVHAWIKSGRLDSSKPIMMKELLDCRCCRGIKDGVELVADGKAEELNVPIHIEVTKATKEAIDFVEKAGGSVKTVYFNSLGLRAHLHPERFRTLPRQSLPSSKKDILYYTNPENRGYLSDVNLREHYYGDQRFPYEASADEKAE from the coding sequence ATGctgctttcttttgccAAAGCTCTCCCAATGTGGAGAGCAAGCTTCGCTTCTTTGGGAAGCAAAACGCTGGGGATGCGCGGTCTAAGCTTGTTGAGTGATCTCAATAATCGTCCTAATGTAAAAAACAGCAAACGCGTAGGACGTGGACCTGCTAGTGGGAAAGGTAAAACAAGTGCTCGCGGACATAAAGGATCTGGTCAGAGACGCGGTAGAAGAATCAAACCTGGTTTCGAGGGTGGTCAGACCCCGATTACCAAGTTGTTCCCTAaaattggaagaagtaCGAGTGAAATCAAAGACTACGTGCCATTAGGTCTTGGCCGGGTTCACGCATGGATTAAGAGCGGTAGATTGGATAGCAGCAAACCAATTATGATGAAGGAGCTTTTAGACTGTCGATGCTGTCGAGGTATCAAGGATGGCGTTGAATTGGTAGCAGACGGTAAGGCTGAAGAATTGAACGTCCCAATTCATATCGAAGTTACAAAGGCTACTAAAGAAGCTATTGATTTCGTAGAAAAGGCAGGAGGTTCCGTGAAAACAGTGTACTTCAATTCTTTAGGACTTCGCGCCCATCTACATCCTGAGCGTTTCCGCACGCTTCCTCGCCAATCGCTTCCATCAtccaaaaaagatattttatattataCCAATCCAGAAAACCGCGGGTACTTATCAGATGTCAATTTGCGAGAACACTATTATGGTGATCAACGATTTCCCTATGAAGCTTCAGCGGATGAAAAGGCAGAATAG